The window CATTGGCGGGAAGATTTGTTCTTTGGGAGCGTCCGGGTGGGCAACGGCAGGGGAGAAGGGAGGCCGAATAGAACACCCCGCGACGTGGACATCATTTGCGCGCAGAGGTGTGATTGCTCTTCCGTGGTTGGAGTGGTTTCGGATCCGGAGAAGCTGCTCGCTGACGACTGCGAACTCAGAAGCAATGAAGCATCACATTGGCCGTGAGTGAGCCGGACCAAACCACGCTTTGTGCCGGACCAGGTACTGTCGCTCCAGACCCAGGAGCCGGTTACTAGCACTGGGGTCTGCAAGACGGTCACATGAAGCTGGAGTTCGATGAATTCACAGCAAACGTGCGGGCCCTTGCCCGGCCTGTCACTTGGCAGATTGACCTTGTGGTGCGTCTCGGTGATCGAACCACAGTCGAAGTGCCCCACCAAGAGGTTGGGCTCGGAACCGCCATTCGGTGAGCGAAGCCTGTCACGTCTTTCAGTAATGCCAGCGTGGTCCAAGCGTCCGGGGCTCAATAGTCTATCCACTCGTCGACGCGCAGAGGATCTTCAACCGTTACACCATACGGTTCCAGCAGCTCCCTTAGCGTCATCAGACCCGCTTCGGTGTCGAAATCCGCAGCACTGCCGCTGGGAATATTGGGATCGTCCACTACCTCAATAGCTCGGCCAGCAAGTCGATCTCCAAAGAACACATATGATCGAAGTTCGGGTTCTTGGCGGCTGTGCCACACATATCCAGCAGCTGTCGGCGCCTTCGAACGGATCCAGTGGCCCCAGTGTCGGGTCTGGGCGTATTCCGCTGGCGGAGCATGTGTGATCCAGGGGCTCTGTTTGAACGAGCTCAACTCGGATCGAGTGCGCATGCCTACAAGTTCGAGATCACCGACCGTAGCAACTGCACTGAACCGGCGCCCTGCATAGACCGATCGAGGCAGAATATAGTTCCCCTTCGCGTCGTAGTCGAAGTCCCTCAGCAGAGTCTCCACGATGGCGACATCCAAAGTTTGCCCCGCATAGAGGAACGAGTACTGGTCGTCCAGAGTAGCGTCGAAGCGGCCACCTCCGTAATAGCGATGACTCAGAACCGGACTAAACCCATCGGCAGAGTATGCCTTTTTGTGGACCCTATATAAAGTAGTTCCTGAAGGAAGTGCCACAAGGCAAGGATTGCCGGAGTAATCTACTGGGGGAAGACAATTCGTCATCTAATCACCAACTATCATTGTTGACTTGCTTAGCAGCATATATTATTTCAAGGTCCCGTTCTTTGCCGAGTATCCGGATTGGACTTTCACCTATCCAACTATTCCGTGTGAACCACCAGGAAATCGCACCTAATGAGGCATTTTCTGCGTCGAGAAGCGGTGCAACTATTCGAATAGCTTCGTAAATTTCTGTGGATTCAGGGCTGATAAACTGAAACTCGGGATAAACCAATCTGCCTTTCCATGTGAGACTCATCGCACCGACAGGCGGGTCAACGACAACCCGAATCCCGTTCGCCACTATCTCTGCCTTCACCGCGGCAACAATCGCGTCCCCGGTTCTAGGGAGTGGTCTAGTACCTGACTCCGAAGCCGAGGCTCTGTCATTAGGGATAACCCGGGTAACTCTGCCTGATCCGATCGTGCGGCCGCTCTCGCGGATAGCGAAGCCGAGGCCCTCTTCCATAGCGATCGGATGGATGAGGCTAACGGTCATCTCAGTGTTGTCGCCAGGCATAACCATTTCCGTGCCCTCGGGCAGGGTGATAACGCCGGTTACGTCCGTGGTACGGAAGTAGAACTGCGGGCGGTAGTTGGAGTAGAACGGGTTGTGGCGTCCGCCTTCGTCCTTGGAGAGGATGTAGACGTTGGCCTCGAAGTCGGTGTGCGGGGTGATGGAACCCGGCTTGACGACAACCTGGCCACGCTCGACATCGTCGCGCTTCAGACCGCGGAGCAGGAGGCCACAGTTCTCGCCGGCCCATGCTTCGTCGAGCTGCTTGTGGAACATCTCGATACC is drawn from Arthrobacter sp. 31Y and contains these coding sequences:
- a CDS encoding RES family NAD+ phosphorylase, producing MALPSGTTLYRVHKKAYSADGFSPVLSHRYYGGGRFDATLDDQYSFLYAGQTLDVAIVETLLRDFDYDAKGNYILPRSVYAGRRFSAVATVGDLELVGMRTRSELSSFKQSPWITHAPPAEYAQTRHWGHWIRSKAPTAAGYVWHSRQEPELRSYVFFGDRLAGRAIEVVDDPNIPSGSAADFDTEAGLMTLRELLEPYGVTVEDPLRVDEWIDY